In Theobroma cacao cultivar B97-61/B2 chromosome 7, Criollo_cocoa_genome_V2, whole genome shotgun sequence, the genomic window CTGCAATTAATGGGTACAATCTGCAATATCCGAATTTGAGTCTTTACAGTCAAGGGCATTTCATAGAGCAAAGGTGCAGACTAGACTTGTAGGTCAAGTACCTTAGAAATTTGCAAGAGGTTCCAAATTTAATCCTGACTTAACCAACAATTATGGGGATCTCAAGTCATGGGTGAGGCTTGctctatatatattaagtaTCAATACAGTCACTGGAGCAGAATATAAGAAGTTGTACTTCAAGTGATAACTAAGAAGATTTCCATTCTTATAACTAAGTCCAAAATCCAAACCTtgagatgtgaaaacatgcaGGCAAGTAAAGAAACTTAAGTTAAttacttatattttttgtgGGGGCAGTGACGTCAATTAAACCAAAAGCCCTTAGTTCAAAGCTAAGCAGTAAATTATTTATCCTAGAGTATTTCTCTTCCTGCTTTCCCCTCATTTAGATGTATTGACACAATTTTTCAACAGAATACTGAAAAGTATGGAGCTTCGTGCAAGgatattgattaaaaaaattgtccCATTACAATTTGTGCCAAGTCCTTGTCAAATGcaagaacaaaaacacaacaaTAATGGAAcaaacacaacaaaataacaagatgAGGGATTACTAAGAGCAACCTGCTCAAGTTTAGTGTGGCGAGGGGCTAATTCGCACAAGGAATGTAAAAGCCGGATGCCACATAGTAAATATCGGAGCAGCGCTTCATCTCTATCAGATGACATGAGCACTGCAACAAGGTGCAAAGGAAGACATCCTGCAAGTTTTTCCACATCAATCTGAAAGATAGCACAATTTAATATGAGATGTTtcagtgaaaaagaaaaactatgaCACtacaacaataaaaaatgaggTGGTTGTACCTTTACTTCTGATCCTTTTTCAGTAACAAAGTGAATGGTAAAATTTTCGGAGTCTCTCAGCAACTTATTAATCTCCTTTGCACTAAGCCCATGAATCTCCTTCACCACTGAAATCAAGTCAATGGCCTGTTCATATAAAACCAAAACACATCTGAGTCCTTGACGGAGCTTAAGCTTTTTCTTGGTtaaagaacagaataaaaggGTCTAGATAAAATGGACAACTGGgaaaggtttttcttttctatttctttctaAACAAGAGGGAGAAAGAGAAATCTTATGCAAATACAACTTTCACTTCAGATATGAACACCTACCTGTTCAACACTGCATACTGCTTCTTCCTTGCCTTGCCTCATATTCAAAAACCTAGCAGCAAGCAAAAAACATATGACTCAAGACTAAAGAGCATAAGCAATACTAAGTGCATAAGATAACTACGGCAATTGCATTCCACTACTTCAATTAGCCTGAAAAAGCATAAGGAATTAGTAAATGACAGTCCCACCAAAACGAAACCCTGAGAGGAATGAACTCAAAACAGCCCTGCCCTTCATCAATACTATTATTGCTAAAAGTTCTGCTCTCAAAACCAGAATCTACAGTCTTGGCTGGTGAGCTCAACAGGTAGAACCAGACAATAACCCCTATGCCCAGAGCTTGACTAATctaacaaaaaagaaacctACTCTAAGGAAAAACACGAGTTATAACGAATTCCCCACTAATGCTCCTCAAACCAGTCATTTCTGAAAAAGACTTCAACCTTGAAAGATTTATCACACCCTAAAACTTCCTAGCGCTTCCAAATTTAGTCcctaaccaaaaaaaaaaagtagagtTCCAATCAATTTTCAACATCCCCAAGTTTTGCTTTTCACTGAAATGGCTTCCAAGATAGCTAAACATGCATCCTACAttaaacaaggaaaaaaaaaaccataaataTTTATCACACTTTGAAACTTCCTAGTGCTTCCGAATTTAGTCCCTAAccaaaacaagaagaagaggTCTAATCCATTTTCAACATCCCCAAGTTTTGCTTTTCACTGAAACAAGTTCCAAGATTGCTAAACATGCATCCTACactaaacaagaaaaataccACCACAAACACAAAAACCACCTCATGGACCCCAAAAGTCAgcataatgaaaataattagaGGCTAAAACCCAAACCTTAAAACCTCCTCCAAAATCTTTCAAGATTGagaatgaaattgaaaaatgcTACGTTCATTAAACAAAAGCAAACATACCCAACACCCCAGGAtgaaacaaacaaaacaaagtaaGGAAAAacatagagaaagaaagaaagaaacaaacaaacaaacaaagaaaTCTTACCTTGAAGTGAAAAGCCTTATAAAAACCCAAATTGGAATCGAATAGGAAAAAACCCTAGGAATATTTTGAAGGGTCAAAATCGAAATAACCCAATAACCACCATGGGAACAGCTGCTCTTTTCCTTTCCAACCTGCCCCAGAGTTCGTTTTTGTGGGTAAAGAGAGCGAGAGAGAAAGGGGTTGCTGCTTCGCAGGGTTGTACGTGACGGGAGCTGTGTAACTTGGATTAGTAACCAAGGGTGGACTTGTCCAAAAGAAACTAGATGAAGAAGCTTTGCCACGTGAGGGGGGATAAACAAAGACTGCCACGTCAGTAAAAATgattattgaaatatataaaataataatcaggtggaaaatatatatttgttgGGCCGTAAAGGTGTCCATGGGTAGGAATGGGCCGGGCCTTACCAGCCTTTTCTTTCCAGAGTTAAACCCGACCCGATCCGAACCCATTTATAATgattttttaagtaattttaacaaattatattatttaattaatcaaaatatggTATTGGACCgagttcaaattttaaaattcttaactcaaatcaaattaattaaaattttagctTAGTTACAATCCGAGGATTAAGTCGATGTACTATGCCATAtacaaatattttgtttttcatatcaaataaaattaaattgatttaaaatcatttttcgaAAATCGACAAAATCGACCGAAACTATTTCAAAGCCAATATTTCAATAAACAAAATGATAGAAGTTTCTAATAATAAACAAGGTATCTTGGCAACTCGCCTTGTATCCCATGTGGCGGCTTTGATCGACACGTGTCGATATCAAGTAGACTATATGCCACACACACATATAGATCCTTAGGttatatcattttcaaaactatcAAGAGTTTTCCTAAATATCGGATAATTTACgttaaataattttgtaaCGTGTGGTAAtgaatttctaatttttttcgaAAATGACATTCCATTTATGAAAAAGCATTGACTTAAAagaacttttgttttttcatgatcaagaaaatgggatttgcaaattacgaaaatagtCGTCaatcataaataaatttttaaggtCAAGAGTTGAGAGAGGAAGATTcgttttttttactttttgaataaaaaaaatcatgtatCAATCACTTAACTATATAtcgttaattttatttgagagaaaaaaaaaacttatattatattatttgaataaaaggGTCTTGTATCAATCACTTGACTAAATATCGAAAtagtattttaaatttaagataaGGAAGGCCTGCAAATTTTGTCTTCCGAAGGCATGAAAATGGCCGACAAACCATTTTTAAGATAAGGGGAAAAAGACAGGTTCATGGTCAAGCCAAGCACTTATAATCCTTAATCCTTTACCTAAACAtgcttatattatttatttaaaataattaaaaaaattaataatcgtTCGACTTAATATCAATCGGTGTTTTTTTTGTTCCCGAAACATATAATGTGGTAATTGACATGATCATAGAAAGATTGATATGAAATATATCACGTAATTaatgcaaataaaatatataaattcatATTGGATTTATGTGTTACATAAaaggataatttttttttatataataaaaaattaaattttaattatataatttaaatattttgttttattattcaatccatcctttttttttaactattgttggaaataattttatatctaAGTTTATGGGTCAAAATGCATTGGAAATCCACAAACTTCCAAAGGATGTGAGAGTGGAATGTGGAATGATTAATGATTTGACtgacagaaaagaaaaattagaagGAGAAAAGTGTTAATTTTGAAACTAGATTCAGGGGGGATTTTtgcaattttaatattttatgaggaaaagttttgaaatttattcaATGAGATTGGACGGTTGCAATAATAGACTTTAAATTTCTTACTCTATTGACTAATTAATGCATACTGGCGGCCATTCATGgtggaaatatatatatatatatatatatatatatatatatatatatatatgtatatatacacacactaTGGTCCCCcacctaaataaaattattaattttgtccTTCTCGAAATATGCTAGAATTTTAACTGTTCTcttgttttcatttcattttctttgtttaattttttatttgtaaacaTTTAATAGTCCTATtatttccttaatttttaatattaatttgcattttaatataatatacatcgtaatcaaaatttttgttttatttccGTAAAAATCAAAGAGGGATAAACATTTAGCGAGATTGGTTATACTTaccacaaattaaataatatagtgaaattttataattattttgagaaaaaaaatctcgACTTTGGAATGTATTATTTGTTCTATTATCGAGAGAGATTTAATTATCTTCATCGTTTAACCGagtcaataaataaaaacaaaaacaaataaaaatctcTTTTGTTCCCTCTATacatgatatatatatatatatacatataggTACCTTAGCTACCATGTGCTTGTGAATTATCGAGAAAAGAGAGATGGGAACATATCAAACAGTacaagagaaagagaaagctttGGCTCTTTTTGAGACCAAAGAAGCAAAGGGTAGACTTGCTTTTAGGCTGTTTTCTTCCTCCATATTCATCGGCATATGCTTGATATGGCTCTACAGATTGATGAACGTCCCTGCAGCAGAGGAGGGAAGAGCAAGATGGGGTTGCTGGATTGGTATGTTCATGGCCGAATTCGGGTTCGGTCTCTACTGGATCCTCACTCAAGCTATTCGTCGGAACGTAGTCCGTTACTTTCCTCTCAACGAAAGACTCCTCCGAAGGTTCGTCTTTTAActcatacttttttttttatatatatgtacgtATGTATGTgtgtatttatatatgttaaaaTGATGGATGATAAGTTTGAAGAAGACGCAGGGTTTGAATAGTTGGTGATATTGATTCTTGCTTAAGTAGATAACCATGTAGCATGTGTttgagatttaaaaaaaatatttaattagatattaatagttttttaatgttaatgaATTGGCActttatgtgtttaataaaaaaaaatactaatattagtaaataaataatttgatcCTAAATCTTGAAGAGAGTGACtggtaaaagaaaattaaattaaataaaaaaaaagaaaaaatttcttGGGTGAAGTGCATGATTCCATAATATTGGGTGGCTTGTCTTTTCAATGCCAGACCTTACCTGTTACAGAAAGGATAATGATTTTCTAAAGTAATAAGGTTTGTTTTATCCTTATAATCAAGTTTGTCTTTAATCTAAACTCTTAATTATGgtattttttaatctaaaactcttaatcttttgttgaatataaataaatttttaaatttttttatttatatcgaaacaaacttttaattttaatgacaAATTAATcgatattaaatttaataacaaTTGGTATTTTTAATACACGTAAGTAGCTGATGTGGCAGACATGTTTGAACACGTCAGCTGCCATGTGATTACGAAACTGGTTATCGATAAGAGTAAAAAACTGAAATTTCAGTCCACGTGGACAATTGATGcgaaaaatgtaaaattgcGTCGGCTAATGATCATTACGTTCACAGCTCCGACGACGGCTTACCGGGAGTGGACGTTTTCGTCTGCACGGCTGATCCGACGCTAGAGCCGCCATCTTTGGTGATCAACACCATCTTATCAGTGATGTCCTTGAACTATCCTACTGAGAAACTGAGTGTCTATCTCTCTGATGATGGTGGATCTCAGCTTACCTTCCATGCTCTCATGGAGGCTTCCCATTTTGCCAAGCATTGGATACCATTCTGCAAGAAATTCAATGTTGAACCAAGGTCCCCTGAGGCCTACTTCACCCAGGATTTCGATGTTCGAGACACTGTAAATCCTGAAGAATGGATGTTCATCAAGGTAAAATTCTTCTAAAGAATGAAACTATGGTGATCAAAGAAGCTTGCTGATAGCAAAATTAATCGATTttcttatgttttaaagaatcAATATGAAGATATGAAGAAAAGAATTGAAGCAGTCACTGACAAAGGGTGTGTTCCTGAAGAAATAAAGAATCAACACAAAGGGTTTTCAGAGTGGAATGCTGATGTAACTAAGCAGAACCATCAGCCCATTGTGCAGGTAAAGATTTTAGAATTAAATCTAGTTGTCTTCaagaattttcttttgttttaatgtCGTTTTCTTCAGTTTGTCATTGATGGGAGAGACACAGATGCTGTGGATAGTGCTGGGTGTCGATTGCCCACACTGGTTTACATGGCAAGAGAGAAGAGACCTGGTTGGCCTCATCACTTTAAAGCAGGAGCCATGAATGCACTGGTAATGCTGCTCTTCTGTAGGAAGAAAGGAAGTaaacaagaacaaaatttGTTCTTCTGCTGGTAGttaataataactaaaagtTTCAATGATGCAGATAAGAGTGTCATCAGAGATAAGCAGTGGAGCAATCATCCTCAATCTGGACTGTGACATGTATGCAAATAATGCAGACTCAATAAAAGAAGCACTTTGTTTCCTCATGGATGAAAAGAGAGGACATCAGATTGCTTATGTGCAGCATCCACAGAATTACAATAATATTACCAAGAATGATCTTTATGGAAATTCTTCCCCAGTACTTCACAAGGTTTGTGTTAACTAACAACAATGTGGACTAGCAAATGTTTGGAATATGTTGTTGACTGATTGCTTTTGATGATTTGAAGGTTGAACTTGCCGGAATAGGTGGTTTTGGTACAGCCTTGTACTGTGGCACCGGCTGCTTCCATCGACGAACCAGTCTTTGTGGAAGCAAGTATTCCAAGGACTATAAAGGGTTATGGAATCTGGAAACTAGAAAGGATGATACAAGAACAGTTAGTGAACTGGAAGAAGCATCAAAAGTTCTTGCTAGTTGTGGCTATGAGCAGGGAACTCTGTGGGGAAAAGAAGTATATATATCTCTTTTTCTAAGTCCATgtttcttgttcttccttcCTGGTGAATTTGACTTGTGAAACTGATCATTGTGAATGATTCTGCAGATGGGATTGGTATATGGTTGTCCCGTGGAAGACATTGTTACCGGTTTGACAATCCAATGCCGTGGATGGAAATCAGTTTACTACAACCCAGATAATAAGGCTTTCCTTGGTGTTGCTCCACCCACCTTAGATATAGCTCTTGTTCAGTTCACTAGGTGGTCTGACGGAATGTTCCAAATTTTCTTATCCAAATACTGTCCTTTCATATATGGACATAACAAGATGAAATTGGGTGCTCAAATGGGATATTCTGTTTATCTGTTATGGGCTCCATTTTCCCTGCCTAACCTGTATTATGCAATTGCTCTTCCCCTTTCTTTGCTCCATGGCATTCCCTTATTCCCAGAGGTATATACAAGCAATAATTTCCTGCATTTTCTGTCTTCTTAAACCATTTTTCCAAGTCCAAGTACAGATTATAAACTTGTCTAAACTTTTCCTGTCAGGTTTCAAGCAGATGGTTTATACCCTTTGCATATGTCTTCCTATCCAAAAACATCTACAGCATAGCTGAGGCTTTGATTTGTGGAAGCACATTCAAAGCTTGGTGGAATCTGCAAAGGATGTGGGTGATTCGGAGGACAACTGCCTTCTTCTTTGCCTTCATTGACTGCATTGTCAGGCAATTGGGATTATCTCAAACAACATTCTCCATTACTGCCAAGGTGGTCACTGAGGATGTCTCAAAGAGGTACCAGCAAGAGATCATGGAGTTCGGGAGCACCTCCATTATGTTTACTGTCATATCGACATTGGCAATGCTAAACCTTTTCAGTTTAGTTGGGGTGCTAAAGATGGTTTTCTTGGGAGGTTCAGAGTACAAAAATATCGAAAAACTGATCTGTCAGGTTATTCTTTGTGTGCTGATGGTTATGGTGAATGCACCTGTGTATGAAGCACTCTTCTTTCGTAAGGATAGGGGCAGCATACCTGTTTCAGTCATGTTCAAATCCATTGTTGTAGCTTCATTGGCATGCCTTTTGCCTCTAAACTAGAACAAAATCATGTGGTATTCTTACCATGAAGTTTCTGTAATAATatgaaatatcatttttctccTCAGCTCTTCCTCTTTCCCTTTCCTCCCTTCTAAGTAGCTAGGTGAATTGAAATTCATGGAAACAACTCTGCTATGGGATTAATGCCTCGGGAAAATACTCTAATGAATTCTCCATCAACAGGATTGTGGAAAACTAGAATGACTGGCTCTTAGCAGCAAACTGACTGCAGCAGCAAAGATTGgaccagaaacagaatcatCTCTGCCATTGCTAACATGCTTGATTATTGGATTTCGGGCAAAGAAAGCAAATGGCTAAAGCTGGCACAGGCCTGGATGGAAACATAAATGC contains:
- the LOC18593258 gene encoding cellulose synthase-like protein E6, producing the protein MGTYQTVQEKEKALALFETKEAKGRLAFRLFSSSIFIGICLIWLYRLMNVPAAEEGRARWGCWIGMFMAEFGFGLYWILTQAIRRNVVRYFPLNERLLRSSDDGLPGVDVFVCTADPTLEPPSLVINTILSVMSLNYPTEKLSVYLSDDGGSQLTFHALMEASHFAKHWIPFCKKFNVEPRSPEAYFTQDFDVRDTVNPEEWMFIKNQYEDMKKRIEAVTDKGCVPEEIKNQHKGFSEWNADVTKQNHQPIVQFVIDGRDTDAVDSAGCRLPTLVYMAREKRPGWPHHFKAGAMNALIRVSSEISSGAIILNLDCDMYANNADSIKEALCFLMDEKRGHQIAYVQHPQNYNNITKNDLYGNSSPVLHKVELAGIGGFGTALYCGTGCFHRRTSLCGSKYSKDYKGLWNLETRKDDTRTVSELEEASKVLASCGYEQGTLWGKEMGLVYGCPVEDIVTGLTIQCRGWKSVYYNPDNKAFLGVAPPTLDIALVQFTRWSDGMFQIFLSKYCPFIYGHNKMKLGAQMGYSVYLLWAPFSLPNLYYAIALPLSLLHGIPLFPEVSSRWFIPFAYVFLSKNIYSIAEALICGSTFKAWWNLQRMWVIRRTTAFFFAFIDCIVRQLGLSQTTFSITAKVVTEDVSKRYQQEIMEFGSTSIMFTVISTLAMLNLFSLVGVLKMVFLGGSEYKNIEKLICQVILCVLMVMVNAPVYEALFFRKDRGSIPVSVMFKSIVVASLACLLPLN